The genomic region GGCTCGGCAGAACGCGAGATGACCTGCCCCGCCTTCACCGCGGGCAGCTTCTTCCACGTCGCCTCGGTGATGTTCGCCGGCTGGATCGCCGAGGACCGGTCGTCCATCATGATGACGTCGGCCGCGTACTTGTCGACGTTCTCCCAGCTGAGGCTCTCGAACCAGCCGCCGCCCTTGGCCTTGGCCTTCTCCGGCGGTTCGACGAAGTTCACGCCGAGGGCCTTGAAGTACTCCAGGTCGACGGAGAGGTTGGTGCCGGAGACGTAGAACAGCTCCTGGCTCGCGGAACCGGCCATCACCTTGATGTCGGGGTGTGCCTTGGCGGCCTTGCGCAGCCGCTCGGAGGCCTCCTCGAACCGCTCCTTGGCGTCGGTGACCTTCGCGGCCTTCATGTCGCCGCCGAGGGACTCGGCCAGCTCCCACATGCGCTGGAGCGGGGCGGTGAGCTGACGGTCGTAGACGGATATGCCGACGCTCGGGGCGAGCTTGGCGATCTTGTCCTTGGAGGCCTCGGGGACGTACCAGAGGGTGCCGACGGAGTCGAACATGGTGCTGATCAGCACGTCGGGGGCGAGGGCGGCGTACTTCTCGACGTTGAACTGGTCCCAGCTGTTGCCGAGGATGGTCACCTTGCTGATGTCCATGTCGCCGGCCTGGACGTCGGGCTTGCCGTCCTGCGTCTTGGTGGGCCCGAAGACGCCCTTGACCGAGACGCCGTAGTCGTACAGGGCGGCGGCGACGCCGGTGAAGGCGACGATGTTCGCGGGGACCTTGTCGAGCTGCACGTTCTTGCCGCGGTCGTCCTTGAAGGACCACGGGCCGGACTTGGCGGACGCCTTCGAGTCCGAGCCGCCGTCCGTCGAGTCCTCGCTGCCGCACGCGGTCACGAGCGCGCCGAGTCCGAGGGCGCCGCCGGCGGCGAGGATGCCGCGGCGGGAGAAGCGGGCGGTTCTGGCGTTCGACATCGCTGGGTCTGCTTTCGTACGTACGGAGCCACTGCGGGCACGGCTGACAGCCAGTTGGCTGGAATTAAGCTTAGGTTAGCCTAACCTCATGCTGTGTCCAGGGGGGCCCTGGTACCTGTGCCCGGGGGAAGGCGAGGGAATGCGAACGGGCGCGGTGATCCGGATCACCGCGCCCGCGAGCAAGCCCCAGCCGGTCGTTCAGCTGACCAGCCCCAACTCCCGTGCGATCAGCATCCGCTGGACCTCGCTCGTGCCCTCGCCGATTTCAAGGATCTTGGAGTCGCGCCACATGCGGGCGACCGGGTACTCGTTCATGAAGCCGTAGCCGCCGTGGATCTGGGTGGCCTCGCGGGCGTTGTCGACCGCCACCGTGGAGGAGTAGAGCTTGGCCAGGGCCGCTTCCTTCTTGAAGGGGGCGCCGGCCACCAGGCGGGCTGCCGCGTCGCGCCAGGCGAGGCGGGCCGTGTGGGCCTTCATCTCCATGTCGGCGATCTTGAACTGGATCGCCTGGTTGGCGGCGATCGGCTTGCCGAAGGCGTGGCGTTCCCTGGCGTACTTGACGGATTCGTCCACGCAGCCCTGTGCCAGGCCGGTTGCCAGCGCCGCGATGGCGATGCGGCCTTCGTCGAGGATGCGGAGGAACTGGGCGTAGCCGCGGCCCTGTTCGCCCAGGAGGTTCGCCGCCGGGACCCGGACGTCCGAGAAGGACAACTCGCGGGTGTCCGAGGCGTTCCAGCCGACCTTCGAGTACGGGGCGGCGATCGTGAAGCCGGGTGTGCCGGAGGGGACGATGATCGAGGAGATGAGCGGTTTGCCGTCCGGGGCGCGGCCCGTGACCGCCGTGACCGTCACCAGGCCCGTGATGTCCGTGCCCGAGTTGGTGATGAAGCACTTCGTGCCGTTGATCACCCACTCGTTCGCCGACTCGTCCAGGCGGGCCGTCGTGCGGGTCGCGCCCGCGTCGCTGCCGCCGTCCGGTTCCGTCAGGCCGAACGCGCCCAGGAGCTCGCCGGAGCAGAGGCGGGGGAGCCATTCCCGCTTCTGGGCCTCCGTGCCGTAGCGGAACACCGGCATCGCGCCGAGCGAGACGCCGGCTTCGAGGGTGATGGCCACCGAGGAGTCGACCCTCGCCAGTTCCTCCAGGGCCACGCCCAGGGCGAGGTAGTCGCCGCCCATGCCGCCGTACTCCTCGGGGAACGGCAGCCCGAACAGGCCCATGCGGCCCATCTCCCGGACGATCTCGTACGGGAACTCGTGCCGCTCGTAGAAGTCGCCGATCTTCGGCGCCACGACCTCGTGCGCGAACTCCTCTACCGTGCGGCGGAGTTCCTCCAACTCGGGGGAGAGTCGGTAGTCCATGGTGATCACTGCTCCTCGGTGTCCTCGTGGGACAGGGCTCGGACGGTGCGGGACGGGCTGGGTCGGCCCAGACGGGTGGCCATCCACACGCTCGTGGCGACGAGGCGGCCGAGGTCGATCCCGGTGTCGATGCCGAGGCCCCGCAGCATCCACACGAGGTCTTCGGTGGCCAGGTTGCCGGTCGCCGACTTCGCGTACGGGCAGCCGCCCAGGCCTCCCGCGGAGGCGTCGACCGTCGTGACGCCCTGCTGGAGGGCCGCGAGCGTGTTGGCGAGGGCCTGGCCGTACGTGTCGTGGAAGTGGACGCCGAGGGCGGCCGGGGGGACGCCGGCCTCGTCCAGCGACCGCAGCAGGGAGACGACATGACCGGGTGTCGCCACACCGATCGTGTCGCCCAGGCTCAGCTCGTCGCAGCCCATGTCCAGGAGGGACTTGCAGACCCGGACCACCTGGGGGACCGGGACCGCGCCCTCCCAGGGGTCGCCGAAGCACATGGAGAGGTAGCCGCGGACATGGACGTCCTCGGCCTTCGCCCGGCTCACCACCGGCTCGAACATCGCCAGTGCCTCGTCCACCGTGCGGTTGAGGTTGGCCTTGGCGAAGGACTCCGTGGCGCTGGCGAAGACAGCCACCCGCCGGGCCCCCAGGGCCAGGGCCCGGTCCAGGCCGCGTTCGTTCGGGACGAGCACCGGCAGTGCCACCGGGAGGTCGCTGACCATGGGGTACAGCTGTTCCGCGTCCGCCAGTTGGGGGACCCACCGGGGGTGGACGAAGCTCGTCGCCTCGATCGTCGTCAGGCCCGCTTCCGCCAGGCGGCGGACGAACTCCGCCTTGACCTCGGTGGGGACCGTCGCCTTCTCGTTCTGCAGGCCGTCGCGCGCGCCCACCTCGTGGATGCGGACGCGGGTGGGGAGGTCCCCGGTCGGAACCACCATCGGGAGACCGTCGACTGTCATTCCTCCGCCTCCTCGTGGGGTGCGATGACCGCCAGCACCTGGTCCATGGCGACCGTCGAGCCCGGGGCCACGTCCAGTTCGGTGACCTTGCCGGCGTGCGGGGCGGAGACGACGTGCTCCATCTTCATCGCCTCCACCACCAGCAGGCTCTGGCCCGCGGCCACCTCGTCGCCGACGGCGACCTTCACCACCGTCACCGTGCCCGGCATGGGCGCGGTCAGCGAGTCGGCGCCCGCGTGGGCCGCGCGGCTCAGGGAGGCGGCCACCGGGTCGTGGTCGCGTACATGCCAGGCGTCGCCGTCGCGGCCGAGCCAGTCGGCGGCTCGGTGGAAGGTGTGGCGGACGCCGTCCAGCGTGACGGAGACCCGGTCGCCGGTGACCGTGGCGGTGCCGCGCGGGGTGTACTCCAGCGAGTCCTGGACCCTGAGGTGGAAGGCGGGCGGTTTCCGTGTCCCGCCGAGCCGCCAGCCGCTGGGGACCGAGAAGGGGTCCGTCCAGCCGCCGGGCTCGGGCGTCAGCGCCTCCAGGCGTACGGCCGCCGCCGCCTCGTAGACCTCTTCCGGTACGGCCGTGGAGACCAGCCCCTCGACCTCCCGCTCGACCAGGCCCGTGTCCAGGTCACCGGCGGCCACCGCCGGGTGGGCGAGCAGCCGGCGCAGGAAGCCGGCGTTGGTCTGCACACCGAGCGTGACCGTCTCCGCCAGGGCCGAACGGAGCTTGCGCAGGGCGGTCGCGCGGTCGGGGCCGTACGCGATGACCTTCGAGAGCATCGGGTCGTAGAGGCTGCCGACCTCCGTGCCCTCCGTGAGGCCCGAGTCGGTGCGGATGCCGTCGCCCTGCGGTTCACGGAGCCTCAGGACCGTGCCGCCGGAGGGGAGGAAGCCGCGGGCCGGGTCCTCGGCGCAGATGCGGGCTTCGACGGCGTGGCCGGTCAGGCGTACGTCCTCCTGGGCGAAGGCCAGGGGCTCCCCGGCCGCCACCCGCAGCTGCCACTCGACCAGGTCCAGACCGGTGATCAGCTCCGTGACCGGGTGCTCCACCTGGAGGCGGGTGTTCATCTCCATGAAGTAGTACGACGACGGGTCGTTGCCCGGGACGATGAACTCCACCGTGCCCGCGCCCCGGTAGCCGCAGGAGCGGGCCGCCTGGACCGCCGCCTCGCCCATCGCGGAGCGCGTCTCCTCGTCGAGGAGCACGCTCGGCGCCTCCTCGATGATCTTCTGGTGGCGGCGCTGGAGGGAGCACTCGCGCTCGCCCAGATGGACGACACGGCCGTGGCCGTCGGCCAGGACCTGGATCTCGATGTGGCGGGGGCGGTCGATCCAGCGCTCGACCAGGAGCGTGTCGTCGCCGAAGGAGGCGCCGGCCTCGCGGCGGGCCGCGGCGATCTCCTCCTCCAGCCGGGTCAGGTCCCGCACCAGGCGCATGCCCTTGCCGCCGCCGCCCGCACTCGGCTTCAGCAGCACGGGCGCGCCCAGCTCGCGGGCCGCCTCGGCCAGGTCCGGGTCGCGTCCGCCGGGGACGACCGGTACGCCGGCTTCCCGGACCGTCTCCTTGGCGCGGATCTTGTCGCCCATCAACGCGATCGCGTCCGCCGGAGGGCCGATGAAGACCAGGCCGGCCTCGGCGCAGGCGCGCGCGAAGGCGGCGTTCTCGGCGAGGAAGCCGTAGCCGGGGTGGACGGCCTGGGCGCCGGTGCGCGCCGCCGCCTCCAGCAGGCGCTCCACCGACAGATAGCTCATCGATGCCGGGGCCGGTCCGATCCGGACCGCCGTGTCCGCCTCGCGGACGTGCCGGGCGTCGGCGTCCGCGTCGGAGAAGACGGCCACCGAGCGCACGCCCATCGACCGCAGCGTACGGATGACCCGCACGGCGATCTCGCCACGGTTGGCAACCAGCACTGTCTCGAACATCGTCGTCCGTCCCCTCACATCCGGAAGACGCCGAACTGGGGGTCACCCAGGGGCGCGTTGGCGCACGCGGTCAGGGCCAGCCCCAGGACCTGGCGGGTGTCCAGCGGGTCGATCACACCGTCGTCCCAGAGGCGGGCCGTCGCGTAGTAGGCGTTGCCCTGGCGCTCGTACTGGGCGCGGATCGGGGCCTTGAAGGCCTCCTCGTCCTCCGCCGGCCAGGACTCGCCACGCGCCTCCAGCTGGTCCCGCTTGACGGTCGCGAGGACCGAGGCGGCCTGCTCGCCGCCCATCACGGAGATCTTGGCGTTCGGCCACATCCACAGGAACCGGGGGGAGTACGCCCGGCCGCACATGGAGTAGTTGCCCGCGCCGTACGAGCCGCCGACCACGACCGTGAGTTTCGGTACGCGCGTGCAGGCCACGGCCGTGACCATCTTGGCGCCGTGCTTGGCGATGCCGCCCGCCTCGTAGTCCCGGCCGACCATGAACCCCGAGATGTTCTGCAGGAAGACCAGCGGGATGCCGCGCTGGTCGCACAGCTCGATGAAGTGGGCGCCCTTCTGGGCGGACTCGGAGAACAGGATGCCGTTGTTGGCGACGATGCCCACCGGGTGGCCGTGGATCCGGGCGAAGCCCGTGACCAGGGTCTGGCCGAACTCGGACTTGAACTCGGCGAAACGGGAGCCGTCGACCACGCGCGCGATGATCTCCCGGACGTCGTACGGGGTGCGGGAGTCGACCGGGACTGCGCCGTAGAGGCCCTGCGGGTCGACCTTCGGCTCGATCGCCTGCGTGACCTCCCAGGGGAGCTTCCCGCGCGCGGGGAGGGTGGAGACGATGGTGCGGACGATGCGCAGCGCGTGCGCGTCGTTCTCCGCGAGGTGGTCCGTGACGCCCGAGACGCGGGAGTGGACCTCGCCGCCGCCGAGCTCCTCCGCCGTGACGACCTCGCCCGTGGCCGCCTTCACCAGGGGCGGTCCGCCCAGGAAGATCGTGCCCTGGTTGCGGACGATCACCGCCTCGTCGCTCATCGCCGGGACGTACGCCCCGCCGGCCGTGCAGGAACCGAGGACGGCGGCGATCTGGGGGATGCCGGCGCCCGACATACGGGCCTGGTTGTAGAAGATCCGGCCGAAGTGGTCCCGGTCCGGGAAGACCTCGTCCTGCATGGGGAGGAAGGCGCCGCCGGAGTCCACCAGGTAGACGCAGGGGAGGCGGTTGTCGAGGGCGACCTCCTGGGCGCGCAGGTGCTTCTTGACCGTCATCGGGTAATACGTGCCGCCCTTGACCGTGGCGTCGTTGGCGATGATCACGGTTTCGCGGCCGCTGACCCGGCCGATGCCGGCGATGACACCGGCGGCCGGGGCCTGGCCCTCGTACATCCCGTCGGCCGCGAGCGGGGCCAGCTCCAGGAAGGGTGAACCCGGGTCGAGGAGGGTGTCGACGCGGTCGCGGGGGAGCAGCTTGCCGCGCGCGGTGTGGCGGGCGCGGGCCTTCTCGCCGCCTCCCCGCGCGGCCGCGGCCAGCTTGGCGCGCAGCTCCTCCACGAGGGCGCGGTGCGCCTCCTCGTTGGCCCGAAAGGCCTCCGACGCGGGGTCTGCCGCGCTCGTGAGCTCCGGTGCCTCGTGCATCCTGCGGTCCCCTCACCTTGTTAATGAGCGTTAACGCATTTCCTTCAGGTTAACGACCGCTAACCTCCCTGTCTAGAATTGATTTCATGGCCACGAGAACCGACGCCCCCACCCGACGCGAGCAGATCCTCAAGGAGGCCGCCCGGCTCTTCGCCGAGCGGGGCTTCCACGGGGTCGGAGTCGACGAGATAGGTGCCGCTGTCGGGATCAGCGGGCCCGGGCTCTACCGGCACTTCGCGGGCAAGGACGCGATGCTCGCGGAGCTGCTGGTGGGGATCAGCGGGCAGCTGCTGACCGGGGCGAAGCGGCGGGTGGCGGAGGCGGACGGGGGCGCGGGGGCGGAGGCGGTCCTCGACTCGCTGATCGAGGGGCACATCGACTTCGCGCTCGACGACCGGCCTCTGATCACCCTGCACGATCGGGAGCTGGACCGCCTCCGGGACAGCGACCGGAAGATG from Streptomyces chartreusis NRRL 3882 harbors:
- a CDS encoding ABC transporter substrate-binding protein; the protein is MSNARTARFSRRGILAAGGALGLGALVTACGSEDSTDGGSDSKASAKSGPWSFKDDRGKNVQLDKVPANIVAFTGVAAALYDYGVSVKGVFGPTKTQDGKPDVQAGDMDISKVTILGNSWDQFNVEKYAALAPDVLISTMFDSVGTLWYVPEASKDKIAKLAPSVGISVYDRQLTAPLQRMWELAESLGGDMKAAKVTDAKERFEEASERLRKAAKAHPDIKVMAGSASQELFYVSGTNLSVDLEYFKALGVNFVEPPEKAKAKGGGWFESLSWENVDKYAADVIMMDDRSSAIQPANITEATWKKLPAVKAGQVISRSAEPILSYDKCVPLVENLAKAIESAKKVA
- a CDS encoding TetR/AcrR family transcriptional regulator codes for the protein MATRTDAPTRREQILKEAARLFAERGFHGVGVDEIGAAVGISGPGLYRHFAGKDAMLAELLVGISGQLLTGAKRRVAEADGGAGAEAVLDSLIEGHIDFALDDRPLITLHDRELDRLRDSDRKMVRQLQRQYVELWVAVVREVYPGLGEPAARSAVHSVFGLLNSTPHLGRAGSLPGRGATAELLHRMARGAFAAAGA
- a CDS encoding carboxyl transferase domain-containing protein, with product MHEAPELTSAADPASEAFRANEEAHRALVEELRAKLAAAARGGGEKARARHTARGKLLPRDRVDTLLDPGSPFLELAPLAADGMYEGQAPAAGVIAGIGRVSGRETVIIANDATVKGGTYYPMTVKKHLRAQEVALDNRLPCVYLVDSGGAFLPMQDEVFPDRDHFGRIFYNQARMSGAGIPQIAAVLGSCTAGGAYVPAMSDEAVIVRNQGTIFLGGPPLVKAATGEVVTAEELGGGEVHSRVSGVTDHLAENDAHALRIVRTIVSTLPARGKLPWEVTQAIEPKVDPQGLYGAVPVDSRTPYDVREIIARVVDGSRFAEFKSEFGQTLVTGFARIHGHPVGIVANNGILFSESAQKGAHFIELCDQRGIPLVFLQNISGFMVGRDYEAGGIAKHGAKMVTAVACTRVPKLTVVVGGSYGAGNYSMCGRAYSPRFLWMWPNAKISVMGGEQAASVLATVKRDQLEARGESWPAEDEEAFKAPIRAQYERQGNAYYATARLWDDGVIDPLDTRQVLGLALTACANAPLGDPQFGVFRM
- a CDS encoding hydroxymethylglutaryl-CoA lyase, coding for MTVDGLPMVVPTGDLPTRVRIHEVGARDGLQNEKATVPTEVKAEFVRRLAEAGLTTIEATSFVHPRWVPQLADAEQLYPMVSDLPVALPVLVPNERGLDRALALGARRVAVFASATESFAKANLNRTVDEALAMFEPVVSRAKAEDVHVRGYLSMCFGDPWEGAVPVPQVVRVCKSLLDMGCDELSLGDTIGVATPGHVVSLLRSLDEAGVPPAALGVHFHDTYGQALANTLAALQQGVTTVDASAGGLGGCPYAKSATGNLATEDLVWMLRGLGIDTGIDLGRLVATSVWMATRLGRPSPSRTVRALSHEDTEEQ
- a CDS encoding acyl-CoA dehydrogenase family protein, which translates into the protein MDYRLSPELEELRRTVEEFAHEVVAPKIGDFYERHEFPYEIVREMGRMGLFGLPFPEEYGGMGGDYLALGVALEELARVDSSVAITLEAGVSLGAMPVFRYGTEAQKREWLPRLCSGELLGAFGLTEPDGGSDAGATRTTARLDESANEWVINGTKCFITNSGTDITGLVTVTAVTGRAPDGKPLISSIIVPSGTPGFTIAAPYSKVGWNASDTRELSFSDVRVPAANLLGEQGRGYAQFLRILDEGRIAIAALATGLAQGCVDESVKYARERHAFGKPIAANQAIQFKIADMEMKAHTARLAWRDAAARLVAGAPFKKEAALAKLYSSTVAVDNAREATQIHGGYGFMNEYPVARMWRDSKILEIGEGTSEVQRMLIARELGLVS
- a CDS encoding acetyl/propionyl/methylcrotonyl-CoA carboxylase subunit alpha; protein product: MFETVLVANRGEIAVRVIRTLRSMGVRSVAVFSDADADARHVREADTAVRIGPAPASMSYLSVERLLEAAARTGAQAVHPGYGFLAENAAFARACAEAGLVFIGPPADAIALMGDKIRAKETVREAGVPVVPGGRDPDLAEAARELGAPVLLKPSAGGGGKGMRLVRDLTRLEEEIAAARREAGASFGDDTLLVERWIDRPRHIEIQVLADGHGRVVHLGERECSLQRRHQKIIEEAPSVLLDEETRSAMGEAAVQAARSCGYRGAGTVEFIVPGNDPSSYYFMEMNTRLQVEHPVTELITGLDLVEWQLRVAAGEPLAFAQEDVRLTGHAVEARICAEDPARGFLPSGGTVLRLREPQGDGIRTDSGLTEGTEVGSLYDPMLSKVIAYGPDRATALRKLRSALAETVTLGVQTNAGFLRRLLAHPAVAAGDLDTGLVEREVEGLVSTAVPEEVYEAAAAVRLEALTPEPGGWTDPFSVPSGWRLGGTRKPPAFHLRVQDSLEYTPRGTATVTGDRVSVTLDGVRHTFHRAADWLGRDGDAWHVRDHDPVAASLSRAAHAGADSLTAPMPGTVTVVKVAVGDEVAAGQSLLVVEAMKMEHVVSAPHAGKVTELDVAPGSTVAMDQVLAVIAPHEEAEE